The Rhodohalobacter sp. SW132 genomic sequence GAATAGATTTTCATAAAATGATCCATTTCGGATTGTGTGCCGATCGTTATGCGGACACAGTGAGGTAACCCGAATGCATTTAATTGTCTTAAAATAACGCCATTTTCAAGCATTTGCTGTGAAAAATTAATAGCCTCATCCTCATTCTTCAACACCAGCATCACAGAATTTGAGATGGATGGCACGTACACTGCCTCCTGCTCGTTGAAGAAGTCGCAGAGACGTTTCCGCTGATTTTCAACAAGCTGAACACTTTTTTCAAGAAACGTATCATCACGGATAGCAGCAAGTGCGGCTGCTTGGGCGGGGGTCGTGGGCTCGAACGTAAGTTTACATTTCATCAGCTGCTCTATTATAACTGTGTCGGCGATCGCATAACCGATTCGGAATCCTGCCAAACCGTACCCCTTTGAGAAAGTCCGTGTAATAATCACATTATTGCGTCTGTAATCAAGTGCTGAAGGATATCCAGGTTTATTCCTGGCGTATTCGTAGTACGCTTCATCGGCTATAATCAATACATCATCAGGAACCGCATCAATAAACTCACGATAAGCTTTCTCTTCGATAAATGTGCCCGTCGGGTTATTGGGGTTTGCGATATAAACCATCCGCGTGTTCTCATCAATCGCGCTGATGATTGCCCGGGTATCATAACCAAAATCTTTAGTCACCGGCACCTTTTTAAGCCCGATTCCCATCACACCTGCCTGCACAAAAATCCCTACAAAAGTAGCGTCTGCCGTAACAATATTCTGTTCTCCTTCATCGGCAAATGTCCTGCATAGAATCGAGAGAATACTTTCTGATCCCGCTGCAACCAATACTTCACCTTCAGACACCGTATTCCGATCTGCAATCTCTTTTTTCAAAATTCTTGCAACGGGATCAGGATAGT encodes the following:
- the hisC gene encoding histidinol-phosphate transaminase encodes the protein MIKVPDRILNLKPYVAGKTIDEVKQQYNVTQISKLASNENRLGCSPEVPAAVSEALQQIQDYPDPVARILKKEIADRNTVSEGEVLVAAGSESILSILCRTFADEGEQNIVTADATFVGIFVQAGVMGIGLKKVPVTKDFGYDTRAIISAIDENTRMVYIANPNNPTGTFIEEKAYREFIDAVPDDVLIIADEAYYEYARNKPGYPSALDYRRNNVIITRTFSKGYGLAGFRIGYAIADTVIIEQLMKCKLTFEPTTPAQAAALAAIRDDTFLEKSVQLVENQRKRLCDFFNEQEAVYVPSISNSVMLVLKNEDEAINFSQQMLENGVILRQLNAFGLPHCVRITIGTQSEMDHFMKIYSEIRS